A DNA window from Sphingopyxis macrogoltabida contains the following coding sequences:
- a CDS encoding carbonic anhydrase: protein MTHFADMIEGYRRFRNGGWAEQRERWEQLAEGQSPKVMVIACSDSRSEPSQIFDTNPGEIFVVRNVAALVPPFETTPGRHGVSAALEFAVQFLKVEEIVVMGHGLCGGCHAALHKSMEGAEPGRGGFIADWIALLDDASAGIRAEYPDFDNRTAGRAMEMAAVRVSIDNLRTFPCIQEKEKRGTLKLRGAFFAISDGILHVMDEATGEFAPA from the coding sequence ATGACTCACTTTGCAGACATGATCGAAGGATATCGTCGTTTCCGTAACGGCGGTTGGGCGGAGCAACGCGAGCGCTGGGAACAGCTGGCAGAGGGCCAGTCGCCCAAGGTGATGGTCATCGCCTGTTCGGACAGCCGATCCGAACCGTCGCAGATTTTCGATACCAATCCCGGCGAAATCTTCGTCGTGCGCAACGTCGCGGCGCTGGTGCCTCCGTTCGAAACGACGCCGGGCCGCCACGGCGTCTCGGCCGCGCTCGAATTCGCAGTGCAGTTCCTGAAGGTCGAGGAAATCGTCGTGATGGGGCACGGTCTGTGCGGCGGGTGCCACGCCGCGCTTCACAAATCGATGGAGGGCGCCGAGCCGGGCCGCGGCGGCTTCATCGCCGACTGGATCGCCCTGCTCGACGACGCGAGCGCCGGGATTCGCGCCGAATATCCCGATTTCGACAACCGCACCGCAGGCCGCGCGATGGAAATGGCGGCTGTGCGCGTGAGCATAGACAATCTCCGCACTTTCCCCTGTATTCAGGAGAAGGAAAAACGCGGTACGCTGAAACTGCGCGGCGCATTTTTTGCGATCAGCGACGGCATATTGCATGTGATGGACGAAGCGACGGGAGAATTTGCCCCGGCGTAA
- a CDS encoding 23S rRNA (adenine(2030)-N(6))-methyltransferase RlmJ, with the protein MNYRHSFHAGNSADVVKHSLLIALVRALQLKEGPLTLIDTHAGCGLYDLGGEEARRTGEATQGVVRAFADTNPLLDDYRAAVRAVNAGAEPRLYPGSPRFLAQLLRPQDFLILNEKHPDDAYALRGAMRDTSAAVHQRDAYELWLAMLPPRTARGVVVVDPPYEQTDERARITATLAAAHRKWAHGVTAIWYPLKDRATHVRWKAQLRKLGIPKFLVVEHWLYDSDQPDIYNGAGLFIVNPPYAFTQALPPLLEALRAALVPEGHRGKMTTDWLGD; encoded by the coding sequence ATGAATTATCGCCATAGCTTTCATGCCGGCAACAGCGCCGATGTCGTAAAGCACAGCCTGCTGATCGCCCTGGTGCGGGCGTTGCAGCTTAAAGAGGGCCCGCTTACTCTGATCGACACCCATGCCGGCTGCGGCCTGTACGACCTTGGCGGCGAGGAGGCGAGGCGCACCGGTGAGGCTACACAGGGCGTAGTGCGCGCCTTTGCCGACACGAACCCCTTGCTGGACGACTATCGCGCCGCCGTGCGGGCGGTAAATGCCGGGGCCGAGCCGCGCCTCTACCCAGGATCGCCGCGATTTCTGGCGCAGCTTCTGCGTCCGCAGGATTTTCTGATCCTGAACGAGAAACATCCCGACGACGCCTATGCCCTGCGCGGCGCGATGCGCGATACATCCGCTGCGGTACATCAGCGCGACGCCTACGAACTTTGGCTGGCGATGCTGCCGCCCCGCACCGCGCGCGGCGTGGTGGTGGTCGATCCGCCCTACGAGCAGACCGATGAACGCGCCCGTATTACCGCCACCCTCGCCGCCGCTCACCGCAAATGGGCGCATGGCGTGACGGCGATCTGGTATCCGCTGAAAGACCGCGCCACGCATGTGCGGTGGAAGGCGCAGCTACGCAAGCTCGGCATCCCGAAGTTTCTTGTGGTGGAGCATTGGTTGTACGACAGCGATCAGCCCGACATCTATAACGGCGCGGGCCTCTTTATCGTCAATCCGCCCTACGCCTTCACACAGGCGCTGCCGCCTCTGCTCGAAGCCCTGCGCGCCGCGCTAGTACCGGAGGGGCATAGGGGAAAGATGACGACCGATTGGTTGGGCGATTGA
- a CDS encoding AtpZ/AtpI family protein, with protein sequence MTGNGSDPEPTSEDSRLVSLEERLDRAEAAEAKRTAVTAGPESDANYRLGNRVLAELLGGLIGGALFGWLIDRFAGTSPWGLLGMLFLGIVVAFRNIIRLTKTPRN encoded by the coding sequence ATGACGGGTAACGGCAGCGATCCGGAACCAACTTCGGAGGATTCGCGCCTGGTCTCGCTCGAAGAGCGATTGGACCGGGCCGAAGCCGCAGAAGCGAAACGGACCGCGGTGACCGCCGGACCGGAATCCGATGCCAATTACCGGCTCGGCAACCGGGTATTGGCGGAACTGCTGGGCGGATTGATCGGCGGCGCACTGTTCGGGTGGCTGATCGATCGCTTCGCCGGCACGTCGCCCTGGGGCTTGTTGGGGATGTTGTTTCTGGGGATCGTCGTGGCGTTCCGGAACATCATCCGCCTGACAAAGACGCCCCGCAACTAG
- a CDS encoding F0F1 ATP synthase subunit A, producing the protein MAAESGKIDPMHQFEVTPLGGGFNLGGHEVLFTNSALWMVIAAVVLGLFMWGGMRRQLVPGRWQAAVEGFTGFISNMMTANIGSEGRKYTPYVFSLFMFILFCNLLGMLPLGVLGLHPFTVTSHIAITGVLALLSFSIVLVVGFWRHGLHFFSLFVPHGTPLPMIPFIAVIEFISFMIRPFSLGLRLFVAMTAGHVLLKVLSGFVINGFNAENIAIGSVVSVLSFLLMIGISALELLVAGIQAYVFALLTSLYINDAVNLH; encoded by the coding sequence GTGGCGGCGGAATCCGGCAAGATCGACCCGATGCACCAGTTCGAGGTGACCCCGCTCGGCGGCGGTTTCAACCTCGGCGGGCATGAAGTCCTGTTCACCAACAGCGCGCTGTGGATGGTGATCGCCGCCGTCGTGCTCGGCCTCTTCATGTGGGGCGGGATGCGCCGCCAGCTCGTTCCGGGCCGCTGGCAGGCTGCGGTCGAAGGCTTCACCGGCTTCATCTCGAACATGATGACCGCGAATATCGGCAGCGAAGGGCGCAAATATACGCCTTATGTCTTCTCGCTTTTCATGTTCATCCTGTTCTGCAACCTGCTCGGCATGTTGCCGCTGGGCGTGCTGGGGCTCCACCCCTTCACCGTCACCAGCCACATCGCGATCACCGGCGTGCTCGCGCTGCTTTCTTTCTCGATCGTGCTCGTCGTCGGCTTCTGGCGCCATGGCCTGCACTTTTTCTCGCTGTTCGTTCCGCACGGTACGCCGTTGCCGATGATCCCCTTCATCGCGGTGATCGAGTTCATCTCCTTCATGATTCGCCCGTTCAGCCTCGGCCTGCGGCTTTTCGTCGCGATGACCGCCGGCCACGTGCTGCTGAAGGTGCTGTCGGGCTTCGTGATCAACGGCTTCAACGCCGAAAATATCGCGATCGGTTCGGTCGTGTCGGTGCTCAGCTTCCTCCTGATGATCGGCATCAGCGCGCTCGAACTGCTCGTCGCCGGCATCCAGGCCTATGTTTTCGCCCTGTTGACCTCGCTTTACATCAACGATGCGGTCAACCTTCACTAA
- the radC gene encoding RadC family protein, producing the protein MGDSEAPDHIGHRARLRARLLDDAEGLADYELVEYLLALAIPRRDTKPLAKALLREFGSLAQLISADPESLRRVDGMGEGAIAALKIVQAAGLRMLKGEFRDKPLLSSWDALLDWLRADMGPIDVERVRVLYLNSRNMLIRDELASEGSIDQSAIYVREVIKRALELGASAIILVHNHPSGSPEPSRQDIAITRDIAAAAAKLGIALHDHIIIGGSDFRSLRAMGLL; encoded by the coding sequence ATGGGGGACAGCGAAGCACCAGATCATATCGGCCACCGCGCGCGGCTCCGCGCCCGCCTGCTCGACGATGCGGAGGGGCTCGCCGATTACGAGCTGGTCGAATATCTTCTGGCCCTCGCCATTCCGCGCCGCGACACCAAGCCGCTGGCCAAGGCGCTGCTCCGCGAATTCGGCTCGCTCGCGCAACTGATCAGCGCCGACCCCGAATCGCTGCGCCGCGTCGACGGCATGGGCGAAGGCGCGATCGCCGCACTGAAGATCGTTCAGGCGGCAGGGCTGCGGATGCTGAAGGGCGAGTTTCGCGACAAGCCCCTGCTCTCGAGCTGGGACGCGCTGCTCGACTGGCTGCGTGCCGACATGGGGCCGATCGACGTCGAGCGCGTCCGCGTCCTCTACCTTAATTCGCGCAATATGCTGATCCGCGACGAACTGGCGAGCGAGGGATCGATCGACCAGTCGGCGATCTACGTTCGCGAGGTGATCAAGCGCGCGCTCGAACTCGGCGCCTCGGCAATCATCCTTGTGCACAATCACCCGAGCGGCAGCCCCGAACCGAGCCGGCAGGATATCGCGATCACGCGCGACATCGCCGCGGCGGCGGCAAAGCTCGGCATCGCGCTTCACGATCATATCATCATCGGCGGCTCGGATTTTCGCAGCCTGCGCGCCATGGGGCTCCTTTAG
- a CDS encoding F0F1 ATP synthase subunit C, translating into MDAEAAKLIGAGLAAIGAGMAAIGVGNVFGSFLESALRNPAAADGQQGRLFIGFAAAELLGLLAFVVAMILLFVV; encoded by the coding sequence ATGGACGCAGAAGCAGCAAAGCTGATCGGTGCAGGTCTCGCCGCTATTGGTGCCGGCATGGCCGCCATCGGCGTGGGCAACGTCTTCGGCAGCTTCCTCGAAAGCGCGCTGCGCAACCCGGCGGCCGCCGACGGCCAGCAGGGCCGCCTGTTCATCGGCTTCGCCGCTGCCGAACTTCTCGGCCTGCTGGCGTTCGTCGTTGCGATGATCCTGCTCTTCGTCGTCTGA
- a CDS encoding F0F1 ATP synthase subunit B family protein: protein MANPLIILSEAAGEAHADPTAFGMDATVWVSIAMLVFIGILLWKGVPAMIAGMLDKRIAEISKQLNEAEQLRLDAESLKAEYEAKLADAAKEADEMRVRADAEAEALVTKAKADATALIARRKQMAEDRIAAAEATALADVRSAAAKAATEAAAKLIAEKHDAKADKALVDQAIAGVTKG from the coding sequence ATGGCTAATCCCCTGATCATCCTGTCCGAAGCGGCGGGCGAAGCGCATGCCGATCCGACGGCGTTCGGCATGGACGCCACCGTCTGGGTGTCGATCGCGATGCTCGTCTTCATCGGCATTTTGCTGTGGAAGGGCGTTCCCGCGATGATCGCGGGGATGCTCGACAAGCGGATCGCGGAGATTTCGAAGCAGCTCAATGAAGCCGAACAACTTCGTCTCGACGCCGAATCGCTGAAGGCGGAATATGAGGCAAAGCTCGCCGACGCGGCCAAGGAAGCCGACGAAATGCGCGTCCGCGCCGACGCGGAGGCCGAGGCGCTGGTCACCAAGGCCAAGGCCGACGCGACTGCGCTGATCGCGCGCCGCAAGCAGATGGCCGAAGACCGCATCGCTGCGGCCGAAGCCACCGCGCTCGCCGACGTGCGCAGCGCCGCAGCCAAGGCAGCGACCGAAGCCGCGGCCAAGCTGATCGCCGAAAAGCATGACGCCAAGGCCGACAAGGCGCTGGTTGATCAGGCAATCGCAGGTGTCACCAAGGGCTGA
- a CDS encoding F0F1 ATP synthase subunit B family protein, translating to MPQIAQLTADNWYLASQLFWLLVVFAGIYIVIGRGMLPKIEATVDARDRKVADDLAAAKAAHAAADTLEESYRQQGDAARAAAQKAVADAKDKAAKDAEKRLAKVDAELGDKLSAAEAEVASARSSAMAEIESVAAEAAGDLVAKLSGVKVVAADAKAAVKAVLHG from the coding sequence ATGCCCCAGATAGCCCAGCTAACCGCTGACAATTGGTACCTTGCCTCGCAGCTTTTCTGGCTGCTGGTCGTCTTTGCCGGTATTTATATCGTCATCGGCCGCGGCATGCTGCCCAAGATCGAAGCGACGGTGGACGCGCGCGACCGCAAGGTGGCGGACGATCTGGCGGCGGCAAAGGCGGCCCATGCTGCCGCCGACACGCTCGAGGAAAGCTACCGCCAACAGGGCGACGCGGCACGCGCCGCTGCCCAGAAGGCGGTTGCCGACGCGAAGGACAAGGCCGCGAAGGATGCCGAAAAGCGTCTTGCCAAGGTCGATGCCGAACTGGGCGACAAGCTGTCGGCGGCCGAAGCCGAAGTCGCCAGCGCGCGCTCCTCGGCAATGGCTGAAATCGAATCGGTCGCGGCCGAGGCGGCGGGTGACCTCGTTGCCAAGCTGTCGGGCGTGAAGGTCGTCGCGGCGGATGCCAAGGCGGCGGTGAAGGCGGTGCTCCATGGCTAA
- a CDS encoding YnbE family lipoprotein produces the protein MMTTNGEARRQGVASRYLALLIGTVGLAGCVQIDTPDKPIEINLNINIRQEIVYRLDGDAKKLIEQNSEIF, from the coding sequence ATGATGACCACCAATGGAGAAGCAAGGAGGCAGGGTGTCGCGAGCCGGTATCTGGCGCTATTGATCGGAACAGTCGGCCTTGCGGGCTGCGTTCAGATCGATACGCCCGACAAGCCGATCGAGATCAACCTGAACATCAACATCCGCCAGGAAATCGTGTACAGGCTGGATGGAGACGCCAAAAAGCTGATCGAACAGAATAGCGAGATATTCTGA
- a CDS encoding YdbL family protein, with translation MKTYFKHMKPTGLAMAALAVTAAVAVAVPSATAQRNPAYEAARAAGQVGEQPDGYLGYASTPTPAVRAIVDDINIKRKAAYTSGAPQGSTVEQFAFVTGCNLIAKTKPGEKYKAPDGSWKTRDGGAPVRDSRCP, from the coding sequence ATGAAGACATATTTCAAACATATGAAGCCGACCGGACTGGCGATGGCCGCCCTGGCCGTGACCGCTGCGGTGGCCGTGGCGGTGCCCTCGGCGACCGCACAGCGCAACCCGGCCTATGAAGCCGCGCGCGCGGCGGGGCAGGTCGGCGAGCAGCCCGACGGTTACCTCGGCTATGCCTCGACCCCGACCCCGGCGGTGCGGGCAATCGTCGACGACATCAACATCAAGCGCAAGGCCGCCTATACCAGCGGCGCGCCGCAGGGCAGCACGGTCGAACAGTTCGCTTTCGTCACCGGCTGCAACCTGATTGCCAAGACCAAGCCGGGCGAAAAATACAAGGCGCCCGACGGGAGCTGGAAGACGCGCGACGGCGGTGCGCCGGTGCGCGATTCGCGCTGCCCGTAA
- a CDS encoding intermembrane phospholipid transport protein YdbH family protein → MSQADEQPRPRWRYRTLLFKKRWLTAGAVAALIAGVWLAREPIADRFIREELDSRGIAASYRVEDIGFRTERLSNVVIGDPKRPDLIAKTVVVSLGYGWSGPYVSQIRADGVRLYGRFTEGRMSFGALDKFRDPTSTDPFALPDLSVVLKDARARVETPWGDVGAALNGGGNLRNAFTGKLALVAPDITAAGCSGDGVTFYGTVSVRDVRPRLVGPLRGKSLRCANGSVTAAAPQIALDLSLSENLQSWKGSADASIAKLAAGPVQADRLGVIARFDGTAAQTRLDIDADMARLRGADFAADSVNLDAKGIVGAKAPRLDGRIAFARASASAGLRQSIAASADGLKATPIGPLATKATAALSRMLADAGGSAQFLLAGEGEAARVDVVALQLSSASGARFSGDADSRISYLWAAAKPAMLIAGRWSFGGGDLPTGDLDLDRRADGAVSGLARLDPYSAGDARLALAPVRFSGEPGGLVRFATRAELSGPLADGRVDGLTVPLVGVLAPTGALALNGGCSRVAAQRIAIAGFRLGASAIDLCSRPGAPLLSAGPDGLRGDIRIPGIRLRGASGTSPFAFDSGPARIDLASMRWSLARADVRLGEGDSVTRFAAETLSGRSTANGLAGELGGASGKIGVVPLNMSEIGGGWRWAGGALSLDGAMVLTDAEADARFSPLISNNAHLSFTNGVIDATAGFDERKSGVRVVDTVIRHRLADGTGSADLKVTELRFGDNFQPDQLTRLALGVVANVQGSVVGDGRIDWSPAGVTSRGTFATADTNLAAAFGPVTGLTTTLTFDDLIGLRSAPGQIAKIKEINPGIPVIDGEIEYRLLGDNKVRVEGGSWPFAGGKLLLHPTTLDFNATEPRRLSFDIVGVDAAVFLQNFGFDNINATGKFDGTLPVEFGGLGGKIVNGRIDSREGGGTLAYVGELSNHNLGAMANFAFGALRSLKYDDLTIILNGDLDGEMVTDIRFGGVGQGEGATRNFLINQIAKLPFVFNVKIQAPFRQLVTSAKGFYDPTVYIEQNLPALLQAQEDAKAAAANPANPVQPPASEPVQ, encoded by the coding sequence GTGAGCCAGGCGGATGAGCAGCCCCGGCCCCGGTGGCGATACCGGACATTGTTGTTCAAGAAACGCTGGCTGACGGCGGGTGCGGTTGCGGCGTTGATCGCCGGGGTATGGCTGGCGCGCGAGCCGATCGCCGACCGCTTCATTCGCGAAGAACTCGACAGCCGCGGCATCGCAGCAAGCTATCGCGTCGAAGACATCGGTTTTCGCACCGAGCGGCTGTCGAATGTCGTCATCGGCGACCCAAAACGCCCCGACCTGATCGCGAAAACGGTCGTCGTATCGCTCGGCTATGGCTGGTCGGGGCCCTATGTTTCCCAAATTCGCGCCGACGGAGTACGGCTTTACGGGCGCTTTACCGAAGGGCGGATGTCGTTCGGAGCACTCGACAAGTTCCGCGATCCGACCAGTACCGATCCCTTCGCCTTGCCGGACCTGTCGGTGGTGCTGAAAGACGCCCGGGCGCGAGTCGAGACGCCGTGGGGCGATGTCGGCGCGGCGCTGAATGGCGGCGGCAACCTGCGCAACGCCTTTACTGGCAAGCTGGCGCTCGTCGCGCCGGACATCACCGCGGCGGGATGCAGCGGCGACGGAGTCACCTTCTATGGCACTGTGTCGGTGCGCGATGTGCGGCCGCGCCTCGTCGGGCCGCTGCGCGGGAAGTCGCTGCGCTGCGCGAACGGCAGCGTGACCGCCGCCGCGCCGCAGATCGCGCTCGACCTCTCGCTCTCCGAAAACCTGCAAAGCTGGAAGGGCAGCGCCGATGCCAGCATCGCGAAGCTGGCGGCGGGACCGGTGCAGGCGGACCGGCTGGGGGTCATCGCCCGCTTCGACGGGACGGCGGCGCAGACCCGCCTCGACATCGACGCCGATATGGCGCGCCTGCGTGGCGCCGATTTCGCTGCCGATTCGGTCAATCTCGATGCGAAAGGCATCGTCGGCGCAAAGGCGCCGAGGCTCGACGGGCGTATCGCCTTTGCCCGCGCGAGTGCCAGTGCGGGGCTGCGGCAGTCGATCGCTGCGAGCGCCGATGGCCTGAAGGCAACGCCCATCGGCCCCTTGGCCACCAAGGCGACCGCAGCGCTCTCGCGCATGCTCGCCGACGCCGGCGGCAGCGCGCAATTCCTGTTGGCGGGCGAAGGGGAGGCGGCGCGAGTCGATGTGGTCGCCTTGCAGCTCTCGAGCGCTAGCGGCGCGCGATTCAGCGGCGATGCCGACAGCCGCATCTCCTACCTCTGGGCGGCAGCGAAACCGGCGATGCTGATCGCCGGGCGCTGGAGCTTCGGTGGCGGCGACCTGCCGACGGGTGACCTCGACCTCGATCGGCGCGCCGATGGCGCGGTCAGCGGGCTCGCGCGACTCGATCCCTATAGTGCGGGCGATGCGCGGCTGGCGCTCGCCCCGGTCCGTTTCTCGGGCGAACCGGGCGGCCTCGTCCGCTTCGCGACGCGCGCCGAACTGTCGGGCCCGCTTGCCGACGGGCGGGTCGACGGGTTGACGGTACCGCTGGTGGGCGTGCTCGCCCCGACCGGCGCGCTGGCCCTCAATGGCGGGTGCAGCCGAGTTGCCGCACAACGGATCGCGATCGCGGGTTTCCGGCTCGGCGCCAGCGCGATCGACCTGTGCAGCCGCCCCGGCGCACCGTTGCTGAGCGCGGGCCCCGACGGGCTGCGCGGCGACATCCGCATTCCGGGCATCCGACTGCGCGGTGCGAGCGGCACGTCGCCCTTCGCCTTCGACAGCGGCCCGGCGCGGATCGACCTTGCATCGATGCGCTGGTCGCTCGCGCGCGCCGACGTGCGGCTGGGCGAGGGCGACAGCGTCACCCGCTTCGCCGCCGAAACGTTGTCGGGACGCAGTACCGCAAATGGCCTTGCCGGCGAACTCGGCGGGGCGAGCGGCAAGATCGGCGTCGTGCCGCTGAACATGAGCGAGATTGGCGGCGGATGGCGCTGGGCAGGCGGCGCGCTGTCGCTCGACGGCGCAATGGTGCTGACCGATGCCGAAGCCGACGCGCGCTTTTCGCCGTTGATCAGCAACAACGCCCACCTGTCCTTTACGAATGGCGTGATCGACGCAACCGCCGGGTTCGACGAGCGGAAGTCGGGCGTCCGCGTCGTCGATACGGTCATCCGCCACCGGCTCGCCGACGGAACCGGTTCGGCCGACCTCAAGGTCACTGAATTGCGCTTTGGCGACAATTTCCAGCCCGACCAGCTGACCCGCCTCGCGCTCGGCGTCGTCGCCAATGTCCAGGGATCGGTGGTCGGCGACGGCCGCATCGACTGGTCGCCCGCCGGAGTGACCAGCCGCGGCACATTCGCTACCGCCGACACCAACCTGGCCGCCGCCTTCGGTCCGGTCACCGGGCTGACGACCACCCTGACCTTCGACGACCTGATCGGCCTCAGGTCCGCGCCGGGGCAGATCGCCAAGATCAAGGAGATCAATCCCGGCATTCCGGTGATCGACGGCGAGATCGAATACCGGCTGCTCGGCGACAACAAGGTGCGCGTCGAGGGAGGAAGCTGGCCGTTCGCGGGCGGCAAGCTGTTGCTCCACCCGACGACGCTCGATTTCAACGCCACCGAGCCGCGGCGGCTGTCGTTCGACATCGTCGGGGTCGATGCCGCGGTCTTCCTGCAGAATTTCGGCTTCGACAATATCAACGCGACCGGCAAGTTCGACGGGACGCTGCCGGTCGAGTTCGGCGGCCTCGGCGGCAAGATCGTGAATGGCCGCATCGATTCGCGCGAGGGTGGCGGCACGCTCGCCTATGTCGGCGAACTGTCGAACCACAATCTGGGCGCGATGGCCAATTTTGCCTTTGGTGCCCTGCGCAGCCTGAAATATGACGATCTGACGATCATCCTCAACGGCGATCTCGACGGCGAGATGGTGACCGATATCCGCTTTGGCGGCGTCGGGCAGGGTGAGGGGGCGACGCGCAATTTCCTGATCAACCAGATCGCGAAGCTGCCGTTCGTCTTCAACGTCAAGATCCAGGCCCCCTTCCGCCAGCTCGTGACATCGGCCAAGGGCTTTTACGACCCGACAGTGTATATCGAACAGAATCTGCCCGCGCTGCTCCAGGCGCAGGAAGACGCCAAGGCAGCCGCCGCCAACCCGGCCAATCCCGTTCAGCCCCCAGCAAGCGAGCCCGTGCAATGA